A portion of the Halodesulfovibrio sp. MK-HDV genome contains these proteins:
- a CDS encoding rod shape-determining protein, which translates to MLGKLLSMFGKDLAMDLGTANTLLYTKKDGIVLNEPSVVAIDVERNSVLAVGREAKEFLGRTPRRIRAIRPMKDGVIADFEVTKQMISYFIKKVITGFSLVKPNIVICVPTGITQVEKRAVIESAQQAGARDVKLVEEPMAAAIGAARPIHQPVGTMVVDIGGGTTEVAIISLSAVAYAESVRVAGDALNSAVQRYFQEEFQLLVGENQAEKVKMTIGSAFPLPEPLVMTVPGKDIVSGTPTSVEVTDEDIRIALSESVKAIVFAVRKALEKTPPELASDIAEHGLLLAGGGALLKGLNELIMQETGLQVIIDDDPLTTVVRGTGKTLEDRTKFSDVYIN; encoded by the coding sequence ATGCTAGGAAAACTCTTGAGCATGTTCGGAAAAGATCTGGCTATGGATCTTGGAACTGCTAATACGCTTCTATATACAAAAAAAGACGGCATCGTACTTAATGAACCGTCAGTTGTTGCAATTGATGTCGAACGCAACAGCGTGCTCGCAGTCGGGCGCGAAGCGAAAGAATTTCTTGGTCGTACTCCTCGACGTATCCGTGCAATCCGTCCGATGAAAGACGGTGTTATTGCGGATTTTGAGGTTACCAAGCAAATGATTTCATACTTCATTAAAAAAGTTATTACTGGCTTTAGTCTTGTAAAGCCGAACATTGTAATTTGTGTGCCTACTGGTATTACTCAGGTTGAAAAACGTGCGGTAATCGAATCTGCTCAACAGGCAGGCGCTCGTGATGTAAAGCTCGTTGAGGAGCCAATGGCTGCAGCCATTGGTGCAGCACGTCCTATTCATCAGCCAGTGGGAACTATGGTTGTAGATATCGGTGGCGGTACAACAGAAGTTGCTATTATCTCTTTATCTGCCGTTGCTTATGCAGAATCAGTCCGCGTGGCTGGAGACGCATTAAACAGCGCCGTACAAAGATATTTTCAGGAAGAGTTCCAACTTCTTGTAGGTGAAAACCAGGCTGAAAAAGTTAAAATGACTATCGGCTCTGCTTTTCCTTTGCCAGAACCTCTGGTAATGACTGTACCGGGAAAGGATATTGTGTCAGGAACTCCAACCTCTGTTGAAGTGACTGATGAAGATATCCGCATTGCACTTTCTGAATCAGTAAAAGCGATTGTTTTTGCTGTTCGTAAAGCGCTTGAAAAAACCCCGCCTGAGCTTGCAAGCGACATTGCGGAACATGGCCTGCTTCTGGCAGGTGGTGGCGCGTTGCTTAAGGGACTTAATGAGCTTATTATGCAAGAGACTGGATTGCAGGTTATTATTGATGATGACCCGCTTACCACGGTTGTTCGAGGTACCGGCAAGACGCTGGAAGATCGAACGAAATTCTCAGATGTGTACATAAACTAA
- a CDS encoding BON domain-containing protein has product MLKKLFCITVILTLCYALSGCAVYNAAVDERNISKQYSDTVITATILSKMVESKGINSLDISVNTYNGKAYLIGEVDSLAQRNLVISTARDTEGVQSVVPYLLLKNQQDFCGTTDNMSMSAGLTKTLIGDKEIWSTNVSVDVVQCNIVLTGIVASDKEKQKIIQHANAVPKVRSVTSYIQVQ; this is encoded by the coding sequence ATGCTAAAGAAGCTATTTTGTATTACTGTAATACTTACACTTTGCTACGCCCTTTCAGGGTGTGCCGTGTACAATGCTGCCGTGGACGAGCGCAACATAAGCAAACAATATTCAGACACGGTTATCACAGCAACTATCCTTTCCAAAATGGTTGAGAGCAAAGGAATCAATTCCCTTGATATCTCCGTCAACACCTACAATGGGAAAGCATATCTTATCGGTGAAGTAGATTCCCTTGCACAACGTAACCTAGTGATCTCTACGGCACGCGACACAGAAGGTGTCCAAAGTGTTGTGCCGTACCTACTTCTCAAAAACCAGCAAGACTTCTGCGGAACCACAGACAACATGTCTATGAGCGCAGGACTCACAAAAACTTTAATTGGTGACAAAGAAATTTGGTCCACCAACGTTTCTGTTGATGTTGTACAATGCAACATTGTTCTCACAGGTATTGTCGCCTCTGACAAAGAGAAACAAAAAATTATTCAGCACGCAAACGCAGTTCCTAAAGTTCGATCAGTCACTTCGTATATTCAGGTTCAATAA
- the secG gene encoding preprotein translocase subunit SecG: METLILTLHVVVCLALILLVLLQAGKEGMGVIFGGGNQSAFGGAGAGGLLVKVTATLAAIFFITSLSYNYIASDRTSDESTIMNIQIEQKAQPSPDQTTK; the protein is encoded by the coding sequence GTGGAAACCTTGATTCTGACCCTGCACGTTGTGGTCTGTCTTGCACTCATTTTGCTTGTTCTTTTACAGGCTGGTAAAGAGGGCATGGGTGTTATCTTTGGCGGCGGCAACCAGTCTGCGTTTGGCGGCGCTGGTGCAGGCGGTCTTCTAGTGAAGGTTACTGCAACTCTTGCAGCAATTTTCTTCATTACTTCTTTGAGCTACAACTACATTGCTAGTGATCGTACTTCTGATGAATCAACCATCATGAATATTCAGATCGAGCAGAAAGCTCAGCCTAGTCCTGACCAGACAACTAAATAA
- a CDS encoding 16S rRNA (uracil(1498)-N(3))-methyltransferase: protein MKTFFLETDKWDEHCVLEGQEAKHAIKVLRMRTGETIRLLDGKGQEGTFTITEMDKHTVSIEQQEIIQHPKPKAEHYVAIGWGKSVRRGWIFEKAVEFGAAGLWFWQADRSQSKVPSEVKESWEGQMLAGAKQCDNPWIPELATFPTGSKGVMNRAEDFDNIFMLWEGQSPSDILSSEQLDLSGKTLFIIGPEGGFSDAEAEYFKNQGAKPVSLGKRILRWETAALLCLGLAWWKGEVNNAAR from the coding sequence ATGAAAACATTTTTTCTTGAAACAGATAAATGGGACGAGCACTGTGTGCTTGAAGGTCAAGAAGCTAAACATGCGATTAAAGTACTACGCATGCGAACAGGCGAGACTATTCGTCTGTTAGACGGTAAAGGACAAGAAGGCACCTTTACCATTACCGAAATGGATAAACATACGGTATCTATTGAGCAGCAAGAAATCATTCAGCACCCTAAGCCAAAGGCAGAGCATTATGTTGCGATAGGTTGGGGAAAATCCGTGCGGCGTGGCTGGATTTTTGAAAAAGCTGTTGAATTCGGAGCTGCAGGACTCTGGTTCTGGCAGGCCGACCGTTCCCAATCCAAAGTTCCCTCAGAAGTTAAAGAAAGTTGGGAAGGCCAAATGCTGGCTGGAGCTAAACAATGTGACAATCCTTGGATTCCAGAACTCGCAACATTTCCTACTGGATCAAAAGGTGTTATGAACCGAGCTGAAGATTTTGATAATATTTTCATGCTCTGGGAAGGCCAGTCACCATCTGACATTCTATCTTCCGAGCAGCTTGATCTTTCAGGAAAAACACTCTTCATTATCGGCCCGGAAGGCGGATTTTCCGATGCTGAAGCTGAATATTTCAAAAACCAAGGCGCCAAGCCAGTAAGTCTTGGAAAAAGAATTTTACGCTGGGAAACAGCAGCCCTGCTGTGTCTCGGACTTGCATGGTGGAAAGGTGAAGTAAACAATGCTGCACGTTAG
- the gcvT gene encoding glycine cleavage system aminomethyltransferase GcvT has translation MSKTLHTPLTAWHKAAGAKMAPFAGWEMPIQYTGIIAEHTHCREQASIYDICHMGEFALVGAGSRDALSKIVTHNLEKLAPGKCGYGFLLNKEGGILDDLIVYCLEEDEYMLVVNAACIKSDFNWIKERLPEYVTLEDMSDQTAKIDLQGPKSYDVLEKIFDSSLRDLKYFNFRTVEFKGQPVIISRTGYTGELGYEFYLPSENAKALWEALMAQEEVEPAGLGARDTLRLEVGLPLYGQDLDTTHSPTAAGMGWMLRSEAEYVGKGKDREGTELLIALSIPGRRSARHDDVVTLEDGTEVGHVTSGSYCPSVGHSVALAYVKIEAADNEKFLVKGARTSLEATKAELPFYKDGTARMKLVD, from the coding sequence GTGTCTAAAACTTTACATACCCCGCTTACCGCGTGGCACAAAGCTGCTGGTGCCAAAATGGCTCCATTTGCCGGATGGGAAATGCCTATCCAGTATACAGGCATTATCGCTGAACACACTCATTGCCGTGAGCAAGCTTCAATTTACGATATTTGCCACATGGGCGAATTTGCTCTCGTAGGTGCAGGCTCTCGCGATGCTCTTTCTAAAATCGTAACACATAACCTGGAAAAACTTGCTCCAGGTAAGTGCGGTTACGGTTTTCTTCTGAACAAAGAAGGCGGCATTCTTGACGACCTTATCGTATATTGTCTCGAAGAAGACGAATACATGCTCGTCGTCAACGCTGCCTGTATTAAAAGCGATTTTAACTGGATAAAAGAACGTCTTCCTGAGTACGTGACTCTCGAAGATATGTCTGACCAGACTGCAAAGATTGACCTTCAGGGCCCTAAATCTTACGACGTGCTTGAAAAAATATTCGACAGCTCCCTGCGAGATCTCAAATATTTCAACTTCCGCACTGTTGAATTTAAAGGTCAGCCTGTCATCATTAGCCGTACTGGTTACACTGGTGAATTGGGTTACGAATTCTACCTTCCTTCCGAAAATGCAAAAGCACTTTGGGAAGCCCTGATGGCTCAGGAAGAAGTTGAACCAGCTGGCCTTGGTGCACGCGACACCCTTCGCCTTGAAGTGGGCCTCCCACTTTACGGTCAGGATCTCGACACTACTCACTCCCCTACCGCAGCCGGCATGGGCTGGATGCTTCGCTCTGAAGCAGAGTACGTAGGTAAAGGTAAAGACCGTGAAGGAACCGAACTCCTTATCGCTCTTTCCATTCCGGGTCGACGTTCCGCACGTCACGATGACGTTGTTACACTTGAAGACGGCACAGAAGTTGGCCACGTTACCAGTGGTTCTTACTGCCCGAGTGTTGGACATTCCGTTGCCTTAGCTTACGTAAAAATTGAAGCTGCTGATAATGAAAAATTCCTCGTTAAAGGCGCGCGTACTTCCCTTGAAGCAACAAAAGCAGAACTGCCATTCTACAAAGATGGCACTGCACGCATGAAGCTTGTTGACTAA
- a CDS encoding inositol monophosphatase family protein, translating into MDLKKLLPQVRAAVIESGALIQEAWDKPRKVRYKGRIDLVTETDVAVENDVKARLAKILPEASFLAEESAADAPLNDLTWVIDPIDGTTNFTHQVPFVCTSVGLWHKGRVVLGVINAPIMNECFYAVAGSGAWCNDKQIFVTTNDNLEQSLIATGFPYTIAEDADEITDRLRRVLQGAQGIRRLGAAALDLAYLAAGRFDAFYEKGLKPWDTAAGWLLVNEAGGWVTEYDASNDFSLYSPNILASNTLLHAEMTKLM; encoded by the coding sequence ATGGATTTAAAAAAGTTGTTACCGCAAGTTCGTGCTGCCGTTATTGAATCTGGTGCGCTTATTCAGGAAGCATGGGATAAGCCGCGTAAGGTTCGTTACAAAGGGCGTATTGATCTTGTAACGGAAACTGATGTTGCGGTAGAGAATGACGTGAAGGCAAGGCTTGCGAAGATTCTTCCTGAAGCAAGCTTTCTTGCTGAAGAAAGTGCAGCTGATGCTCCGCTGAATGATCTGACATGGGTGATTGATCCAATTGATGGAACAACAAATTTTACTCATCAGGTTCCGTTTGTTTGTACTTCTGTAGGGTTGTGGCATAAAGGCAGGGTTGTGTTGGGTGTTATTAACGCTCCAATCATGAATGAATGCTTTTATGCTGTGGCTGGTAGCGGTGCTTGGTGTAATGACAAGCAGATTTTTGTGACAACAAACGATAATCTCGAACAATCGCTGATTGCAACTGGTTTTCCGTACACAATCGCAGAAGATGCTGACGAGATTACAGATCGTTTACGCCGTGTACTGCAAGGTGCACAGGGGATTCGTCGTTTAGGCGCTGCTGCACTTGATTTAGCATACCTTGCAGCCGGACGTTTTGATGCGTTTTATGAAAAGGGCTTGAAGCCTTGGGATACCGCTGCGGGCTGGTTGCTTGTAAACGAAGCTGGCGGTTGGGTAACAGAATATGATGCTTCGAATGACTTCTCTTTGTACTCACCAAATATTTTGGCGAGCAATACGCTTTTGCATGCAGAAATGACAAAGCTTATGTAG
- the tpiA gene encoding triose-phosphate isomerase — translation MKKLMAANWKMFKTAQEAKDTAAGLVELVGELSEDREVVVFPPFTALHAAGEVFSKHEGYSFGGQTVCAASEGAFTGEISPVMLKDAGCTWVLTGHSERRALFGETSEQVGEKTTFALNNGLNVCLCIGETLEEREAGELESVIAEQLEKGLATIPDTEPARLAVAYEPVWAIGTGKVAGPEEIVEAHAIVRAKLLDILGGKANTTRVLYGGSVKPENATQIITLDNVDGVLVGGASLKAESFSKIVTA, via the coding sequence ATGAAAAAGCTTATGGCTGCAAACTGGAAAATGTTTAAGACTGCTCAAGAAGCTAAAGATACTGCAGCTGGGCTTGTTGAGCTCGTTGGCGAACTCTCTGAAGACAGAGAAGTTGTTGTATTCCCTCCATTTACCGCTCTACATGCTGCAGGTGAAGTTTTCTCCAAGCATGAAGGCTACTCTTTTGGTGGCCAAACTGTATGTGCAGCCTCTGAAGGTGCATTTACTGGCGAAATTTCCCCTGTGATGCTTAAAGACGCAGGTTGTACTTGGGTTCTTACTGGCCATTCTGAACGCCGTGCTCTTTTCGGAGAGACTAGCGAGCAGGTTGGTGAAAAAACAACTTTCGCTCTGAACAACGGCCTTAATGTTTGCCTTTGTATTGGTGAAACTCTTGAAGAACGCGAAGCCGGTGAGCTGGAATCTGTAATTGCTGAACAGCTTGAGAAAGGTTTGGCGACTATTCCGGACACAGAACCAGCACGTCTCGCTGTTGCATACGAGCCGGTTTGGGCTATCGGAACCGGTAAAGTAGCAGGTCCTGAAGAAATTGTAGAAGCTCATGCGATTGTTCGTGCTAAACTTCTTGATATTTTGGGCGGAAAAGCTAATACTACCCGCGTTCTTTATGGCGGAAGTGTAAAGCCAGAAAATGCTACTCAGATCATTACACTTGACAATGTTGACGGTGTATTGGTAGGAGGCGCTTCCTTGAAGGCTGAAAGCTTCAGCAAAATTGTTACTGCTTAG
- a CDS encoding NUDIX domain-containing protein, giving the protein MSDITYPNTSTDNAASRGSHIEVVDSSGKPLLVMPSATAHEQRLAIKSVFVLIYNKQGKFFLQRRSDNKALAPGMWDISAATHVGADEALEAAAERVLRKELNIPSVSLYYQKSQQERIDDSTLWISLYSANIGTKTLSPNPDEVQDGLYVDAEELQSLYEHFPSMLTPVLVWAIRANIIFTTSA; this is encoded by the coding sequence ATGTCAGACATTACATATCCAAACACGTCCACCGACAATGCGGCTTCTCGTGGGAGTCATATTGAAGTGGTAGACAGCAGTGGCAAACCTCTACTGGTCATGCCCTCAGCAACCGCGCATGAGCAACGTCTTGCAATAAAATCTGTCTTCGTTCTTATCTATAATAAACAAGGGAAATTTTTTCTGCAACGACGGTCAGATAATAAAGCATTGGCACCGGGCATGTGGGATATTTCTGCAGCGACCCATGTTGGTGCAGACGAAGCACTAGAAGCCGCAGCTGAAAGAGTACTCCGTAAAGAGCTCAACATTCCATCAGTCTCTCTGTATTACCAAAAATCGCAGCAAGAACGCATAGACGATTCAACATTATGGATTTCACTCTATTCTGCGAATATCGGCACAAAAACGCTCTCGCCTAATCCTGACGAAGTCCAAGATGGACTATATGTGGATGCAGAAGAACTGCAATCACTCTACGAGCATTTTCCAAGCATGCTTACCCCCGTTCTAGTGTGGGCTATTCGTGCAAACATCATTTTCACGACATCTGCCTAA
- a CDS encoding GAF domain-containing protein, whose protein sequence is MNTTTCYERILGIICSVFDAYSAVLIMPDRSGSHFSVASSFSLGDMVNKDETFSAGTGKGLVGWIISNEEPMLVNDFDTRQYNLGYYAQNEETKIKAFMGVPLKNGAGVLCLDSKRQYSFSSKDQKILQLFGELVYEVHSRSFVVEEQVNLSQQYHCLQVIYSLRKHLKKWDSFLSKFLVLLSDTSHFEYCSLATRDEGGQNYHIEGENYQLLRGEMGEIPYGSGLVGWVFKNSTPFFVEGGKAASQTSPLYGKKKGVPQFVSVICIPLEIGGMTRGVLTLASETSKVIPEELKTFCQMASEHLSLFLENLYLRSKLYEAHRQVDDLQRAAAYEHENESLFSFSSKTQESE, encoded by the coding sequence ATGAATACAACCACTTGTTATGAAAGAATTTTAGGCATTATCTGCAGTGTCTTTGATGCATATTCTGCTGTATTAATTATGCCGGATCGCTCCGGTAGTCACTTCTCTGTGGCCAGTAGTTTTAGCCTTGGAGACATGGTGAATAAGGACGAGACTTTTTCTGCCGGAACAGGAAAAGGGCTGGTAGGGTGGATCATTAGTAATGAAGAACCCATGCTGGTTAATGACTTTGATACCAGACAGTATAATCTTGGGTATTATGCGCAGAATGAAGAAACTAAGATTAAAGCATTCATGGGGGTACCACTTAAAAATGGTGCCGGGGTGTTGTGTTTAGACAGTAAAAGACAGTATTCATTTTCCAGTAAAGATCAAAAGATTCTACAACTGTTCGGGGAGCTTGTGTACGAGGTACATTCCCGTTCTTTTGTTGTTGAAGAACAGGTCAACTTATCGCAGCAATACCATTGTTTGCAGGTGATTTATTCATTACGTAAGCATCTGAAAAAGTGGGACTCTTTTTTATCTAAGTTTTTAGTCCTTCTTTCAGATACCTCTCATTTTGAATATTGCAGTTTGGCGACAAGGGATGAAGGCGGTCAAAATTACCATATTGAGGGTGAAAACTATCAACTGCTACGGGGTGAAATGGGAGAAATTCCATATGGTAGCGGCTTGGTAGGCTGGGTGTTTAAAAATAGTACGCCTTTCTTTGTGGAAGGCGGCAAGGCTGCAAGTCAAACTTCTCCACTGTACGGAAAGAAAAAAGGTGTACCACAGTTTGTCAGCGTAATTTGTATTCCGCTGGAAATTGGGGGAATGACGCGAGGTGTGTTAACGCTTGCCAGTGAAACTTCCAAAGTTATTCCTGAAGAGCTTAAGACATTTTGCCAGATGGCATCTGAACATCTTTCTTTGTTTTTGGAGAATTTGTACCTGCGCAGCAAACTGTACGAGGCGCATCGACAGGTTGATGACCTGCAGCGCGCGGCAGCTTACGAACATGAAAATGAATCTCTATTTTCATTTTCATCTAAGACCCAAGAGAGCGAATAA
- the rimI gene encoding ribosomal protein S18-alanine N-acetyltransferase, whose product MSDIFAKIGPLEANGYVFFRLEKKDSAEVAALEKKCFSTPWTEKEFSLSFDQKIFKVFGLKKDDTLVAYIAMYHTVDELEILNIATDPKQRRNGAGKRLLALMLCIGQKLGIQQAFLEVRRTNIPAINLYEQMCFSQIGVRKKYYSDTGEDALLYKCTLADLPDSLC is encoded by the coding sequence ATGTCTGACATATTTGCTAAGATAGGGCCGCTTGAAGCTAATGGATATGTTTTTTTTCGTTTAGAGAAAAAAGACAGTGCAGAAGTGGCGGCGCTTGAGAAAAAATGTTTTTCAACACCATGGACTGAAAAAGAATTCAGTCTGTCTTTTGACCAAAAGATTTTTAAAGTCTTCGGGTTGAAGAAAGATGATACATTAGTGGCCTATATTGCCATGTATCATACAGTAGATGAGTTGGAAATATTAAACATAGCCACGGATCCGAAACAGAGAAGAAATGGTGCAGGAAAGCGGTTACTTGCTCTTATGCTTTGCATTGGGCAAAAATTAGGTATACAACAGGCGTTTCTAGAAGTGCGCAGAACCAATATACCTGCCATCAATCTTTATGAACAGATGTGCTTCTCTCAAATTGGGGTGCGGAAAAAATATTATAGTGACACCGGTGAGGACGCATTACTGTATAAGTGTACCCTTGCGGACCTCCCCGATAGTCTTTGCTAA
- a CDS encoding replication-associated recombination protein A — protein MEAKQPLADKIRPNSFEEFSGQEHLSARITALTKANRLPSLLMFGPPGCGKSTLALLLAKHTGLKWLRVSAPEAGLTQLRKSLKDIEVLVLDELHRFSKAQQDFFLPILESGEITLIATTTENPSFSVTRQLLSRLHTLKLKPLPNTSLQTLAQKGAEACGVELDDTVYEMVAGIAHGDARTMLNLVEYIAQLPPESREPDQLKAVLPDVLARHDKNGDSHYELASAMIKSIRGSDVDAALYYLVCLLEGGEDPRFICRRLILSASEDVGLADPNALPLAVACQQATEFVGMPEGFIPLAETVTYLALAPKSNSTYAAYLAAAKEIRAHGSKPVPLHLRNPSTKLQKEWGYGKGYLYPHNYPEGYVPQQYLPDDLAGRRFYQQREQGVEPRLTAWLARARKSFR, from the coding sequence ATGGAGGCAAAACAACCTCTTGCAGACAAAATTCGCCCTAATTCTTTTGAAGAATTCTCAGGACAGGAACATCTTTCTGCACGTATCACTGCGCTGACTAAAGCAAACCGACTTCCTAGCTTGCTTATGTTCGGCCCTCCAGGATGCGGCAAATCGACTCTTGCACTCTTACTTGCCAAACACACGGGCTTGAAGTGGCTTCGAGTAAGTGCGCCGGAGGCTGGACTAACACAGCTTCGAAAATCCCTGAAAGACATTGAAGTACTCGTGCTAGATGAATTACATCGATTCTCTAAAGCTCAGCAGGACTTTTTTCTTCCTATCTTAGAATCAGGTGAAATTACACTCATTGCAACGACTACTGAGAATCCGTCTTTCAGTGTCACACGTCAGCTGTTATCCCGACTCCACACACTCAAATTAAAACCACTACCCAATACATCACTTCAGACACTCGCACAAAAAGGTGCTGAAGCGTGTGGTGTTGAATTAGACGACACTGTTTACGAAATGGTTGCGGGAATTGCTCACGGCGATGCACGTACAATGCTAAACCTTGTGGAATATATTGCACAACTTCCACCTGAATCAAGGGAACCGGATCAACTTAAAGCCGTTCTCCCAGACGTACTCGCACGCCATGACAAAAATGGAGACAGCCATTACGAACTTGCCTCCGCGATGATCAAATCGATCCGTGGTAGCGACGTAGATGCAGCGCTCTATTACCTAGTATGCCTACTTGAAGGTGGAGAAGATCCAAGATTCATATGCCGACGACTAATACTCTCCGCTTCGGAAGATGTTGGCCTTGCAGATCCTAACGCACTACCTCTAGCAGTGGCATGTCAGCAAGCTACCGAGTTTGTTGGAATGCCAGAAGGCTTCATTCCACTGGCCGAAACTGTAACGTATTTGGCGCTTGCACCTAAGAGTAATTCGACCTATGCAGCGTACTTGGCCGCTGCAAAAGAGATACGGGCACATGGAAGCAAACCTGTTCCACTGCACCTGCGAAACCCTTCCACCAAACTCCAAAAGGAGTGGGGGTACGGTAAGGGATACCTTTATCCGCACAACTATCCAGAAGGGTATGTTCCCCAGCAATACCTTCCTGACGATCTCGCAGGTCGCAGATTTTATCAGCAGCGAGAGCAAGGAGTTGAACCACGTCTAACTGCGTGGCTTGCTCGTGCCAGAAAAAGCTTCCGTTAA
- the rsfS gene encoding ribosome silencing factor, translating to MIGKIEKKYSTVSSQEKVAKIIEWLEAKKASDVVVLDLEGVNSFTDAVVIATVKSVRQSRALADEISKLAKGENYEHLRVEGKDSNQWVLIDLNDVLVNIFQEDARGAFNLESLWADAKVLYKSEAE from the coding sequence ATGATTGGAAAGATTGAAAAAAAATACAGTACTGTTTCTTCACAGGAAAAAGTAGCTAAGATTATTGAATGGCTTGAAGCTAAAAAAGCTAGTGATGTTGTAGTTCTTGACCTTGAAGGTGTGAACTCCTTCACTGATGCTGTGGTTATTGCCACAGTAAAATCTGTTCGCCAGTCAAGAGCGTTAGCAGATGAGATTTCTAAGCTTGCAAAGGGTGAAAACTACGAGCACCTGCGCGTTGAAGGTAAAGACAGTAACCAGTGGGTTCTGATTGACCTTAACGACGTTCTTGTGAACATTTTCCAGGAAGACGCTCGTGGCGCCTTTAATCTTGAAAGCCTCTGGGCTGACGCTAAAGTTTTATACAAATCTGAAGCTGAATAG
- a CDS encoding phenylacetate--CoA ligase family protein, with protein MIFNVEQETLPREELEAIQLRRLQNLCERVYANVPQYREQFIKAGVTPADIKSLSDLAKLPFTEKQDLRDNYPFGLFAVPKENIVRLHASSGTTGKATVVGYTQRDVNNWAELMARSFMAAGATRSDFIHNSYGYGLFTGGLGVHYGAERLGATVIPISGGGTKRQVSLMEDFGATVICSTPSYGLVLHEAAQQAGVNLRDLPLRVGIFGAEPWTDEMRNDLQEKMGIDAVNIYGLSEIMGPGVSIECAVAKDGMHIFEDHFLPEIIDPVTGEQLPEGETGELVITTLTKEGIPLIRYRTRDITSLNYTPCKCGRTHVRMNRITGRSDDMLIIRGVNVFPSQIESIILETEGASPHYQIIVKRQGNLDTVEVQVEIDGSLFSDAIKNLQQIEMRIQKTIKEFLGVSTKVRLVEPRSIERSQGKAKRVFDLRNESE; from the coding sequence ATGATTTTTAATGTTGAGCAAGAAACACTGCCTCGCGAAGAGTTAGAAGCAATTCAGTTACGCCGTTTACAGAATCTCTGTGAACGAGTGTACGCAAATGTTCCTCAGTACCGCGAACAGTTTATTAAGGCGGGAGTTACTCCTGCCGATATCAAAAGCCTCAGCGACTTGGCTAAACTCCCGTTTACTGAGAAGCAGGATCTACGTGACAACTACCCGTTTGGACTTTTTGCTGTTCCAAAAGAAAATATTGTCCGTCTCCATGCTTCAAGTGGCACCACCGGCAAGGCGACAGTTGTAGGATATACTCAACGAGATGTGAACAACTGGGCCGAGCTTATGGCACGTTCATTTATGGCAGCCGGTGCAACCCGCAGCGACTTCATCCACAACTCATATGGATACGGATTATTCACAGGTGGCCTTGGCGTGCATTACGGTGCAGAACGCCTCGGTGCTACTGTTATTCCGATTTCCGGCGGCGGAACGAAGCGCCAAGTCTCACTAATGGAAGACTTTGGAGCAACCGTAATCTGCAGCACCCCGTCTTACGGGCTTGTACTACATGAAGCAGCACAGCAGGCAGGTGTCAACTTGCGCGATCTTCCACTTCGAGTCGGCATTTTCGGCGCTGAACCATGGACAGACGAAATGCGTAATGACTTACAAGAAAAAATGGGCATTGATGCTGTAAACATTTACGGTCTTTCCGAAATTATGGGACCTGGGGTTTCTATTGAATGTGCAGTCGCAAAAGACGGAATGCATATATTCGAAGACCACTTCCTGCCGGAAATTATTGACCCAGTAACGGGCGAACAGCTTCCAGAAGGTGAAACCGGCGAGCTGGTTATCACCACCCTGACAAAGGAAGGCATTCCGCTTATCCGTTACAGAACACGCGATATTACGTCCTTAAACTACACTCCGTGCAAATGTGGTCGTACCCACGTTCGTATGAACCGTATTACAGGACGCAGTGATGACATGCTCATCATCCGTGGCGTTAACGTGTTTCCTTCACAGATTGAATCTATCATTCTGGAAACAGAGGGAGCATCACCGCATTACCAGATCATTGTTAAACGCCAAGGCAACCTTGATACTGTTGAAGTACAGGTTGAGATTGACGGATCACTCTTCTCTGATGCTATTAAAAATCTCCAGCAGATTGAAATGCGCATCCAGAAAACAATCAAAGAATTCCTCGGTGTTTCAACGAAAGTACGTCTGGTCGAGCCAAGATCCATTGAACGATCACAAGGCAAAGCAAAACGCGTTTTCGACTTACGAAACGAATCCGAATAA